The Leptolyngbya sp. CCY15150 genome contains the following window.
TTGAGATAGTAGATGAGTAACCGGACTGATGTCGTTAGCATGTCAACCGATTTGGAATAACACAACGTCTTACGGTGCAATCGAGCCAAGTAATGTCGTAACCGACAGTTCTCGCCCTCAACCCGAGTCATGGCTGTTTTACTG
Protein-coding sequences here:
- a CDS encoding IS1 family transposase, translated to FVVGDHSLETFKPLWQIVMGWACFLYITDGYKVYPCVIEDGDHLVSKTAMTRVEGENCRLRHYLARLHRKTLCYSKSVDMLTTSVRLLIYYL